From Hyla sarda isolate aHylSar1 chromosome 5, aHylSar1.hap1, whole genome shotgun sequence, a single genomic window includes:
- the SRD5A1 gene encoding 3-oxo-5-alpha-steroid 4-dehydrogenase 1, translating to MALLAVLQDERRLLELLSFLMLLMGALSFILLRCIRVPYGRYASSTFGPPVPVRLAWFIQELPSLAVPVYYLIVHREVGAPSRALLVGFICHYVQRTLIFPFLIRGGKPTPLASFSLAFIFCCYNGYLQSSYLCQYAHLPAEWIYDPRFIIGTVLFICGMLVNIHSDHILRNLRKPGETGYKIPKGGLFEYVSGANFLGEILEWTGFAIAGWSIPGAAFAVFTLLVLLSRAQQHHQWYIEKFENYPKARKILVPFIY from the exons ATGGCGCTTCTCGCTGTCCTGCAGGAtgaacggcgcctcctggagctCTTGTCCTTCCTTATGCTCCTTATGGGAGCCCTCTCGTTCATACTCCTCAGGTGTATCCGTGTGCCGTACGGACGGTATGCCAGCTCCACGTTCGGGCCGCCGGTGCCGGTGCGTTTGGCCTGGTTCATCCAGGAGCTGCCTTCCCTTGCTGTGCCGGTGTATTACCTTATCGTCCACAGAGAGGTGGGAGCGCCGTCCAGGGCTCTGCTGGTGGGCTTCATCTGTCACTACGTACAGCG CACTCTTATCTTCCCATTCCTGATTCGTGGGGGTAAGCCAACACCCTTAGCTTCATTTTCCCTTGCATTTATTTTCTGCTGTTACAATGGATACCTTCAGAGCAGCTATTTGTGCCAGTATGCCCATCTCCCTGCCGAATGGATATATGACCCCAGATTTATCATTG GCACAGTGCTATTTATCTGTGGAATGCTTGTCAATATTCATTCTGACCACATACTGAGGAATCTTAGAAAACCTGGAGAGACAGGTTATAAAATACCCAAAG GTGGACTTTTTGAATATGTTTCTGGGGCAAACTTTTTGGGTGAAATTTTAGAATGGACAGGATTTGCTATTGCTGGTTGGTCCATCCCTGGAGCTGCTTTTGCTGTATTCACCTTGCTAGTACTTTTATCTAGAGCACAGCAACATCATCa ATGGTATATTGAGAAATTTGAAAACTATCCAAAAGCCAGGAAAATCCTTGTCCCTTTTATATATTAA